The sequence below is a genomic window from Acuticoccus sediminis.
CTCGCCGACACCTCCGCCGGTGATGGCGACGACGCCGGCACGGTGGACCTCGCCGAGCGCATCGCCGGCCTCTCGCCCTCCGAGGCGGTCGCAGAGGTGACGCGGCTCCTCGCGGTCGAGATCAGCCGCATCCTCAAGATGCCGGCCTCCGAGGTGGACCCGCACAAGCCGCTCACCACCCTCGGCATGGACTCGCTCATGGGCGTGGAGCTGCGCATGAGCGCGGAGCAGAAGCTCGGTGTCGACATTCCGCTGATGTCGCTCACCGCCGGGGCGACGCTCGCCGACATCGCCAAGAAGGTGGTCCACCGCACCACCGGCGACGAGTCGACCGACGAAGACCAGGACGAGCTGATCGCCCGCCACATCGGGTCCGCCGATGCGCCGCGTGAGGCGATCGAAGCCGCGGTCCGCGAGAAGACCGCCGGGGTGAGGACAATCCTGTCATGAAGAAGCGCGGCATAGGCTCCCTCAAGTCGGCGGCGAAGGACCAGCTCCTCGCCGCCGCCCGGGCCTCCCGTCAGGCGGGACTTGAACGCAAGCTCGAACGCCTCGTCCCGGACAACACCGATGGCAGACCCGGCGGCAAGTCCTTCGACTTCTCGTCCCTGGAGAACGCCCGGCAGCTCAAGATCCAGCGCGCCGCGGCCGAGATGCTCCAGATCGACGTGCCGTTCTTCCGCCCCCACGACGTCCGGGCGGCCGCGCATACCCGCATCGGCAACCGCGAGTACATCAACTTCTCGTCCTACGACTATTGCGGCCTCAACGGCGACCCGCGCGTCACCGCCGCCGCGCAGGAGGCGATGGAGCGCTTCGGCACGTCCGTCTCCGCCTCCCGCGTCGTCTCGGGCGAACGGCCCTTCCACCGCGAGTTCGAGAAGAACATCGCCCGCTTCCTCGGCGTCGAGGACGCCGTCGTCATGGTGTCCGGCCACGCCACCAACGTCACCACCATCGGCCATCTCCTCGGCCCGAACGACCTGGTGCTGGCGGATGCGTTCATCCATAACTCCATCGTCGAGGGCGTCCGGCTCGCGGGCGCGACGCGGCTCACCTTCCGCCACAACGACATGGACCACCTGGCCGAGCTGCTCTCGGCCAAGCGCCACCAGTTCAACCGCGTCCTGATCGCCGTCGAGGGCCTCTACTCGATGGACGGCGACACCCCGCCGCTCGACCGCCTCGTCCGCCTCAAGACCCGGCACGACGCCTGGCTCCTCGTCGACGAGGCGCACGCCCTCGGCGTCGTCGGCCCCACCGGCCGCGGCCTCGCCGAGCGCGAGGGCATCGACCCCAACGCGGTCGAGATCTGGATGGGGACACTATCCAAGACGCTCGCCTCCTGCGGCGGCTTCATCGCCGGCTCCACCGCGCTCGTGGAGTACCTCAAGGCGACGGCCCCCGGCTTCGTGTTCTCCGTCGGCATTCCCCCCTCGGTCGCCGCCGCCGCCAACGCCGCGCTCCTCGCCCTCGAGGCGGAGCCGGAGCGCGTCGCCAGGCTCGTCCACAACGGCCGGCACTTCCTCAAGGCCGCCAGGGCGGCCGGCCTCGATACCGGGACCGCCGAGGGCCTCGCGGTGCTGCCGGTCATCATCGGCGATTCCATCGTCTCGGCCCTCGTCGCGCACCGCCTCGCCGAAGCCGGCGTCAACGTCCAGCCGATCATCTTCCCCGCGGTGCCGGAACAGGCCGCCCGCCTCCGTTTCTTCGTCAACGCGACCCACAGCGAGGACGACATCGACACCGCCGTCCGCCTCACCGCCGAGATCCTCGAGCGCACCCGCAAGGACGGCGCCGGCCTCAGCCAGCTCGCCGCCAGCCTGCGCTGACGTCGCAGGACCCGGACCGGGTATCGGGGCAGCGCCGGGACGGCCGGGCGAAAGCCTGCGGGACATTCGAATATCTCGGCATCGCCGGCGCGGGCTGGACCGCCGCTGCGAGGGAGTTCCCCCTCGCGCTCCCCCATCTCGCCGATGGGCAGGCGGTTCAGGTCAGGCGGCCGCGAAGGGCGGCCGACTGATCTGAACCACCCGGACCAGCGTGGGTCGGGATGCGGGCGCGTCAAGGGTGAAGGCTCCGCCCGCCACTGCGTGGCGCCCTTGACCCGCCCGCATCCCTTGAGCCGTGCCGGATGTGAGTTGGGGGACCGGCAATGCCGGCGCGGCCGGGCCGTGCGTGGGTCCGCTGATTGCCGCCGGTACGGGACGGTGGCTGTTGGGAACGCTTGCCGCCCTGCGGGCCTAGCTCTCGTCGCCCTGGGGATCGTCCGGGCGGTCACGGTCGAGCTTCCGGGACGTGAACGTTGGCTCGACGCGGGGGTCCGGCTCGATCCTGGCGCGGAAGGTCGGCACGATCCGGTCGATGATCCCGCCCGGAGCGATCGCCTCGCCGAGCGAGAGCAGCCGGTAGGGCAGGGGGAAGACCGACGTGCGCCGCCCCGCCTCCGTCGCGCCGATGATCTTGAGCGCCGCGCGGTCGGCGCTGATCTCGAACGGCTTGGCCCCCTTGTGCCGCTCCGACATCGGGCTCGTCACGAAGCCGGGGCACAGCACCGTGACCGTGATGCCGTCCCTCGCGAGCCGTGGCCGCAGCGCGTGACCGTAGGCGATGAGGCCGGCCTTCGTCGCCGAGTAGACCGCGAGGTCCGGCGTCGGCATCAACCCCGCCGTCGAGGCGACGATCCCGATGTGCCGCCGCTGCCGGGCCGGCACGGTCTGCGCGCGCATCCGCTCGACGATCACCCTGATGCAGTTGATGTTCGCCAGCAGGTTGGTGCGCACCAGCCGCTCGGTGTCCTCCGCCGACTCCAGCGCCCTCGGGTCCGGCGGGCCGGCCGACAGGCCCGCGTTCGAATAGAGGCCCTTGAGCGTGTAGCGTTCGGCGACGTCCTCCGCCCAGTGCTCGAAGGCGCCGGTCGTGATGTCGATCCGGCTGCTGATCGCCCGCCCGCCGCGCCGCTCGACCGCCTCCGTCGCGGTCGCGAGGCCCTGCGCGTTGCGTCCCACCAGCCCGACCGTCAGGCCCGGACGGGCCAGCCGCTCCGCCAGCGCCTGACCGATCCCGCCCGACGCGCCGGTGACGATGATCAGCGGTGGCAACGGGGCCGTTCCGGTTCGGCCGCGCGCGGGCTCCCCTTCGGCGGCGTCGCGCGGGAGATCCTCGGGCGTGGACGCACCGGCGCGGCGGGAGCGCGGCGAGGGTGTTGCCGCACTCACCGGCCCGTCAGCCTCGGTCTCTCAGGAGGCGCGCCTTGTCACGCTGCCAGTCGCGCTTCTTCTCGCTCTCGCGCTTGTCGTGGGTCTTCTTGCCCCGGGCGAGGCCGAGCTGCACCTTCGCGACGCCGCGCTCGTTGAAGTACATCCGCAGCGGCACCAGCGTCAGGCCGTCCTGCGCCACGGCGCCGATGAGCTTGTCCATCTCGCGCCGGTGCAGCAGCAGCTTCCGCGGACGCTTCGTCTCGTGGTTGAAGCGGCTCGCCTGCTGGTACTCCGGAATGTAGACGTTGTAGAGCCACAGCTCGCCGCCGGACTCACCGGCATAGGAGTCGGCAATGTTCGTGCGCCCCTCGCGCAGCGACTTGACCTCGGTCCCCTGAAGCTGGATGCCGGCTTCGACATCCTCCAGGATCTCGTAGTTGAACCGCGCCTTGCGGTTCTCGGCCACGGCGCGCGAGGCAGGGTGGGGGTTCTTCGCCATGGTCGTGTCTCGCGCAGTCGGTCCTCTAGAAGACGCAGATGGAAAAGCCCGTCGCGTCCGACACCCAGCAGGCTGTCTTTTCGGTGGAACGGAAGAACGGGCCGGGCAGGGAGATGTTCCCGTTGCCGTAGTCCGCGAAGCCGTCGGCGACACCCTGCGAGACGATCGAGATCGTGTAGCCGGGTTTGCCCGGTGCGGTCACCGTGAAGCTGCCGTCGCCGCCGAACTGGAAGAAGTCGCACGGGTAGCGGCCGTCATCGTCGTTCACGCACGTCGCTGGGCCGGCAAAGACATGGGTCGTCGACAGGGCGATGACAATGATGCCCAGCGCAAATCGTTGCCGCATAGTCGAAT
It includes:
- a CDS encoding aminotransferase class I/II-fold pyridoxal phosphate-dependent enzyme, with protein sequence MKKRGIGSLKSAAKDQLLAAARASRQAGLERKLERLVPDNTDGRPGGKSFDFSSLENARQLKIQRAAAEMLQIDVPFFRPHDVRAAAHTRIGNREYINFSSYDYCGLNGDPRVTAAAQEAMERFGTSVSASRVVSGERPFHREFEKNIARFLGVEDAVVMVSGHATNVTTIGHLLGPNDLVLADAFIHNSIVEGVRLAGATRLTFRHNDMDHLAELLSAKRHQFNRVLIAVEGLYSMDGDTPPLDRLVRLKTRHDAWLLVDEAHALGVVGPTGRGLAEREGIDPNAVEIWMGTLSKTLASCGGFIAGSTALVEYLKATAPGFVFSVGIPPSVAAAANAALLALEAEPERVARLVHNGRHFLKAARAAGLDTGTAEGLAVLPVIIGDSIVSALVAHRLAEAGVNVQPIIFPAVPEQAARLRFFVNATHSEDDIDTAVRLTAEILERTRKDGAGLSQLAASLR
- a CDS encoding SDR family NAD(P)-dependent oxidoreductase is translated as MPPLIIVTGASGGIGQALAERLARPGLTVGLVGRNAQGLATATEAVERRGGRAISSRIDITTGAFEHWAEDVAERYTLKGLYSNAGLSAGPPDPRALESAEDTERLVRTNLLANINCIRVIVERMRAQTVPARQRRHIGIVASTAGLMPTPDLAVYSATKAGLIAYGHALRPRLARDGITVTVLCPGFVTSPMSERHKGAKPFEISADRAALKIIGATEAGRRTSVFPLPYRLLSLGEAIAPGGIIDRIVPTFRARIEPDPRVEPTFTSRKLDRDRPDDPQGDES
- the smpB gene encoding SsrA-binding protein SmpB, producing the protein MAKNPHPASRAVAENRKARFNYEILEDVEAGIQLQGTEVKSLREGRTNIADSYAGESGGELWLYNVYIPEYQQASRFNHETKRPRKLLLHRREMDKLIGAVAQDGLTLVPLRMYFNERGVAKVQLGLARGKKTHDKRESEKKRDWQRDKARLLRDRG